The Clostridia bacterium genome contains a region encoding:
- a CDS encoding UvrB/UvrC motif-containing protein, whose amino-acid sequence MCEECGQRPATVHVTRRVNGHQTEMHLCAQCAMEKGEIGPLMQSPAWMLEQFLSALGGFGPGSPSAAPAAAPARPGAAGRCPACGLPFQEFARTGMLGCANCYEAFRRELGPAIRRIHGAARHVGHRPPDGPAPRPVAGTRGLAGAAPSPGAPESTAERVARLRAELQKAVAEERYEDAARLRDEIRALTKE is encoded by the coding sequence ATGTGTGAAGAGTGCGGTCAGCGTCCGGCCACCGTGCACGTCACGCGCCGCGTGAACGGCCACCAGACGGAGATGCACCTCTGCGCGCAATGCGCGATGGAAAAGGGCGAGATCGGGCCGCTCATGCAGAGCCCGGCCTGGATGTTGGAGCAGTTCCTGTCGGCGCTCGGCGGCTTCGGACCGGGTTCGCCGTCGGCGGCGCCCGCCGCGGCCCCCGCGCGCCCCGGCGCCGCGGGGCGCTGCCCGGCGTGCGGGCTGCCGTTCCAGGAGTTCGCGCGCACGGGCATGCTGGGTTGCGCGAACTGCTACGAGGCGTTCCGACGCGAGCTCGGGCCGGCCATCCGCCGGATTCACGGCGCCGCGCGGCATGTGGGGCACCGCCCGCCCGACGGACCCGCCCCGCGACCTGTGGCGGGCACGCGCGGCCTGGCCGGCGCGGCCCCTTCGCCGGGCGCGCCGGAGTCGACGGCCGAGCGCGTCGCCCGCCTACGAGCCGAACTTCAGAAAGCGGTCGCGGAGGAACGGTACGAGGACGCGGCGCGCCTCCGCGACGAAATCCGCGCGCTTACGAAGGAGTGA
- a CDS encoding molybdenum cofactor biosynthesis protein MoaE gives MREWTVRLPDGARVADLIRELARQHPALEPLLPSIAVAVDLEYADMSVGLHDGAEVALIPPVSGGSGAEGGPGSGSDGREARQEAAPEAEDAVSPDGAQGGNVWLTEEPLSLDALIRRVAHPDAGAVATFTGAVRARTRQGTAVLETAELRYEAYGPMALKEMRKIAREAEARWPGARVAMAHRTGRLQPGEASVMIAVSAPHRADAFAACRFCIDTLKQTVPIWKKEVRPDGSEAWSPRP, from the coding sequence ATGCGGGAGTGGACCGTGCGCCTGCCGGACGGCGCCCGGGTGGCCGACTTGATCCGGGAGCTGGCCCGCCAGCACCCGGCCCTGGAGCCGCTGCTGCCGTCGATCGCGGTGGCGGTGGACCTGGAGTACGCCGACATGTCGGTCGGTCTGCACGACGGCGCGGAAGTGGCGCTCATCCCGCCGGTGAGCGGCGGCAGCGGGGCCGAGGGCGGGCCCGGCTCCGGCTCCGATGGCCGGGAGGCGCGCCAGGAGGCGGCCCCGGAGGCCGAGGACGCGGTGTCTCCGGACGGCGCCCAGGGCGGAAACGTGTGGCTCACCGAAGAGCCGCTTTCGCTGGACGCTCTGATCCGGCGTGTCGCGCATCCGGACGCCGGCGCCGTCGCGACGTTCACCGGCGCGGTGCGCGCACGCACGCGGCAGGGAACGGCGGTCCTGGAGACGGCCGAGCTCCGCTACGAGGCGTACGGCCCCATGGCGCTGAAGGAGATGCGCAAGATCGCGCGGGAAGCCGAGGCGCGATGGCCGGGCGCGCGGGTCGCCATGGCGCACCGCACGGGCCGTCTCCAGCCCGGCGAGGCGAGCGTCATGATCGCCGTCTCGGCGCCGCATCGCGCGGACGCCTTCGCGGCCTGCCGCTTCTGCATCGACACGCTGAAGCAGACGGTGCCGATCTGGAAGAAGGAAGTGCGGCCCGACGGCAGCGAAGCATGGAGCCCGCGGCCCTGA
- the radA gene encoding DNA repair protein RadA, with protein MEGSPLAAPHTVFVCQACGAQSPRWLGRCPDCGAWNSYFEERLASRTRGTGQPGRDRARVPEAAPITEVSSVAERRLSTGIVEFDRALGGGFVAGGVTLLTGEPGIGKSTLLLQVAHAVAASDTVLYVAGEESPQQIRLRAERLGALAPRIRVLPETHVTAVAEAWKALRPGLVVVDSIQTLADAELESPPGSVSQVRAAAGRLIALAKESDVPLVLVGHVTKEGSIAGPKVLEHAVDTVLYFEGERHAAYRLVRATKNRFGAANEVGCFEMRESGLVEVPNPSAWFLAERADAPGAVVAACVEGTRPLLVEVQALVSDARYGAGRRTASGMDANRLALLLAVLERRCGLAFGDQDAYLKVSGGARLDEPAADLAAALALASSFLDRPIPPDVAVFGEVGLGGEVRGVQHAAQRVREARRLGFARVVLPAANESSARLAETQAAELIPIRRLSDAIDAVLR; from the coding sequence ATGGAGGGATCCCCGCTGGCCGCTCCCCACACCGTCTTCGTCTGCCAGGCCTGCGGCGCGCAGTCGCCGCGCTGGCTGGGCCGTTGTCCCGATTGCGGAGCGTGGAACTCCTACTTTGAAGAACGCCTCGCTTCCCGGACGCGGGGAACGGGGCAGCCGGGGCGGGACCGCGCGCGCGTCCCGGAAGCCGCGCCCATCACGGAAGTCTCGTCGGTCGCCGAGCGTCGCCTCTCCACGGGCATCGTCGAATTCGACCGGGCCCTCGGCGGCGGCTTCGTCGCCGGCGGCGTGACGCTCCTGACCGGCGAGCCGGGCATCGGCAAGTCGACCCTCCTCCTGCAGGTGGCGCACGCCGTCGCGGCGTCGGACACCGTGCTCTACGTCGCCGGCGAGGAGTCGCCGCAACAGATCCGCCTCCGTGCCGAGCGACTCGGCGCCCTGGCGCCGCGCATCCGCGTCCTCCCGGAGACGCACGTGACGGCCGTCGCCGAAGCATGGAAAGCGCTGCGGCCCGGGCTGGTCGTCGTCGACTCCATCCAGACGCTGGCCGACGCCGAACTGGAGTCGCCGCCCGGCAGCGTGAGCCAGGTGCGGGCCGCCGCCGGCCGCCTGATCGCGCTGGCGAAGGAGAGCGACGTGCCGCTCGTGCTGGTCGGGCACGTCACGAAAGAAGGTTCGATCGCCGGTCCCAAGGTGCTGGAGCACGCCGTCGACACGGTGCTCTACTTCGAAGGCGAGCGGCACGCCGCGTACCGCCTCGTCCGCGCGACGAAAAACCGCTTCGGCGCCGCCAACGAGGTCGGTTGCTTCGAGATGCGGGAATCCGGCCTCGTCGAGGTGCCCAACCCCTCGGCGTGGTTCCTCGCGGAGCGGGCCGACGCGCCCGGGGCCGTCGTCGCCGCGTGCGTGGAGGGGACGCGCCCGCTCCTGGTCGAGGTGCAGGCGCTCGTCTCCGACGCTCGCTACGGCGCGGGCCGGCGCACCGCGAGCGGGATGGACGCCAACCGGCTGGCGCTGCTGCTCGCCGTTCTGGAGCGGAGGTGCGGGCTCGCCTTCGGCGACCAGGACGCGTACTTGAAAGTCTCGGGCGGGGCGCGGCTGGACGAGCCTGCGGCTGACCTCGCCGCCGCGCTGGCGCTCGCGTCAAGCTTCCTCGACCGTCCGATCCCGCCGGACGTGGCGGTGTTCGGCGAAGTCGGCCTGGGCGGCGAGGTCCGCGGCGTGCAGCACGCCGCCCAGCGGGTTCGGGAGGCGCGTCGCCTCGGCTTCGCCCGGGTGGTCCTGCCGGCGGCAAACGAAAGCTCGGCTCGCCTGGCGGAGACCCAAGCTGCCGAGCTCATTCCCATCCGCCGGTTGAGCGACGCAATCGACGCCGTCCTGCGCTGA
- a CDS encoding ATP-dependent Clp protease ATP-binding subunit, with protein MYSRYSERAQRVIILAQEEARRLNYNYVGTEHLLLGLIREGSGIAAKALQNLGIDLDHVRAEVEKVIGRGNQPVSGEIGYTPRAKKVVMELALEEARQLGHNYVGTEHILLGLIREGEGVAARVLENMGADLERVQREVIKLLGGTMPQQGQPVRGRRTKSNTPALDNFGRDLTQMAEEGKLDPVVGRDKEIQRVIQILSRRTKNNPVLIGEPGVGKTAIVEGLAQRIAEGTVPELLKDRRVVALDLGAMVAGSKYRGEFEDRLKKVMEEIRRAGNVILFIDEMHTIIGAGAAEGAIDAANILKPALARGELQAIGATTLDEYRKHVEKDAALERRFQPVMVDEPSVADTIAILKGLRDRYEAHHRVRITDEAIEAAARLSDRYVADRFLPDKAIDLIDEAASKKRLQAFVMPPALQEVEQRLEMIRKEKEAAVQSQEFEKAAALRDQEQKLQQELEKERQTWQNTQVMEQLDITADDVAQIVADWTGIPVKQLTQEESERLLKLEEVLHSRVIAQDDAVRAVARAIRRAHAGLKDPRRPIGSFIFLGPTGVGKTELAKALAEALFGDEDAMITIDMSEYTERHTVSRLVGAPPGYVGYEEGGQLTEAVRRKPYSVVLLDEIEKAHPEVFNLLLQVLEEGRLTEAKGRTVDFRNTVLIMTSNVGADLIKRQTQMGFRTQQDEQADYEAMKKKIMDEVRRTFRPEFLNRIDDIIVFHSLTKEHLKSIVELLLKRLNERLAEQGYHLTVTERAKEIIVDEGADVEFGARPLRRAITRLVEDPLSEEVLAGKFKPGDTITVDADTEGHIVFRKDAAGPADGAAGTGAGAKGAPAAGGRKGK; from the coding sequence ATGTACAGCCGGTATTCGGAACGCGCGCAGCGCGTGATCATCCTCGCCCAGGAAGAGGCGCGCCGCCTCAACTACAACTACGTCGGCACGGAACACCTCCTGCTCGGGCTGATTCGTGAGGGCAGCGGCATCGCCGCAAAGGCGCTGCAGAACCTGGGCATCGACCTCGACCACGTCCGCGCGGAGGTGGAGAAGGTCATCGGCCGCGGCAACCAGCCGGTCAGCGGCGAAATCGGCTACACGCCGCGGGCGAAGAAGGTCGTCATGGAGCTCGCGCTTGAGGAGGCACGCCAGCTCGGCCACAACTACGTGGGCACCGAGCACATCCTTCTCGGCCTCATCCGGGAGGGCGAGGGCGTCGCCGCCCGCGTGCTCGAGAACATGGGCGCGGACCTTGAGCGGGTGCAGCGCGAGGTGATCAAGCTCCTGGGCGGAACGATGCCCCAGCAGGGCCAGCCGGTGCGCGGGCGCCGCACCAAGTCCAACACCCCGGCGCTCGACAACTTCGGCCGCGACCTGACGCAGATGGCCGAGGAGGGCAAGCTCGACCCGGTCGTCGGGCGCGACAAGGAAATCCAGCGCGTCATCCAGATCCTGTCGCGCCGGACGAAGAACAACCCCGTGCTGATCGGCGAGCCGGGCGTCGGCAAGACGGCGATCGTCGAAGGGCTGGCGCAGCGCATCGCGGAGGGCACCGTGCCGGAGCTTCTGAAGGATCGGCGTGTCGTCGCCCTGGACCTCGGCGCGATGGTCGCCGGCTCCAAGTACCGCGGCGAGTTTGAGGACCGCCTGAAGAAGGTGATGGAGGAGATCCGCCGGGCCGGCAACGTGATCCTCTTCATCGACGAGATGCACACGATCATCGGCGCCGGCGCCGCGGAGGGCGCCATCGACGCCGCCAACATCCTCAAGCCGGCGCTGGCGCGCGGGGAGCTGCAGGCCATCGGCGCGACCACGCTGGACGAGTACCGCAAGCACGTGGAGAAGGACGCCGCGCTGGAACGCCGCTTCCAGCCGGTGATGGTCGACGAGCCGAGCGTGGCCGACACCATCGCCATCCTCAAGGGGCTGCGCGACCGCTACGAGGCGCACCACCGCGTGCGCATCACGGACGAGGCCATCGAGGCGGCGGCGCGCCTGTCGGACCGCTACGTCGCCGACCGCTTCCTGCCCGACAAGGCGATCGACCTGATCGACGAGGCCGCATCGAAGAAGCGCCTCCAGGCGTTCGTCATGCCGCCCGCCCTGCAAGAGGTGGAGCAGCGCCTGGAGATGATCCGCAAGGAGAAGGAAGCGGCCGTCCAGAGCCAGGAGTTCGAGAAGGCGGCCGCCCTCAGGGATCAGGAGCAGAAGCTGCAGCAGGAGCTCGAGAAGGAGCGCCAGACCTGGCAGAACACGCAGGTCATGGAGCAGCTCGACATCACCGCCGACGACGTCGCGCAGATCGTCGCCGACTGGACCGGCATCCCGGTCAAGCAGCTGACGCAGGAAGAGTCGGAGCGGCTCCTGAAGCTCGAGGAAGTGCTGCACAGCCGCGTCATCGCGCAGGATGACGCCGTCCGGGCCGTGGCGCGCGCCATCCGCCGCGCGCACGCCGGACTCAAGGACCCGCGCCGGCCGATCGGGTCGTTCATCTTCCTCGGCCCGACGGGCGTCGGCAAGACGGAGCTGGCCAAGGCGCTCGCGGAAGCGCTCTTCGGGGACGAGGACGCGATGATCACCATCGACATGTCGGAGTACACGGAGCGGCACACCGTGTCCCGCCTCGTCGGCGCCCCGCCCGGGTACGTCGGCTACGAGGAGGGCGGCCAGCTCACGGAGGCCGTGCGGCGCAAGCCGTACTCGGTCGTGCTCCTCGACGAGATCGAAAAGGCGCACCCCGAAGTCTTCAACCTGCTCCTGCAGGTGCTTGAAGAGGGCCGCCTCACCGAGGCGAAGGGCCGCACCGTGGACTTCCGCAACACGGTGCTGATCATGACGTCGAACGTCGGCGCCGACCTCATCAAGCGCCAGACGCAGATGGGCTTCCGGACCCAGCAGGACGAACAGGCCGACTACGAGGCCATGAAGAAGAAGATCATGGACGAGGTGCGCCGCACCTTCCGGCCGGAGTTCCTGAACCGCATCGACGACATCATCGTGTTCCACTCGCTCACGAAGGAACACCTGAAGAGCATCGTCGAGCTGCTGCTCAAGCGCTTGAACGAGCGGCTCGCGGAGCAGGGCTACCACCTCACGGTGACGGAGCGCGCGAAGGAGATCATCGTGGACGAAGGCGCGGACGTGGAGTTCGGCGCGCGGCCGCTGCGCCGGGCGATCACGCGCCTCGTCGAGGACCCGCTGTCGGAAGAGGTCCTGGCGGGCAAGTTCAAGCCGGGCGACACGATCACCGTCGACGCGGACACCGAAGGCCACATCGTGTTCCGCAAGGACGCCGCCGGGCCGGCGGACGGGGCGGCCGGGACGGGCGCGGGCGCGAAAGGCGCGCCGGCCGCGGGTGGCCGCAAGGGCAAGTGA
- a CDS encoding tripartite tricarboxylate transporter TctB family protein, with protein sequence MNPRVNRIVGGIGVAVGLFYLFMTFQIRATIAADAIGPRLFPFVISAAMIATSVWTIVASYMPGKAESEDRGAIEWTGWPLVAATGAACLLYAALFEWLGFMLDTALLLVAVLAYANPGQWRVNVPVAVLFSVVAAYGFDVLLGIPLPAGLVPLWGVK encoded by the coding sequence TTGAATCCGAGAGTCAACCGCATCGTCGGCGGCATCGGCGTGGCCGTGGGGCTCTTCTACCTGTTCATGACGTTCCAGATCCGCGCGACCATCGCCGCCGACGCCATCGGTCCGCGGCTCTTCCCCTTCGTGATCTCCGCCGCGATGATCGCCACGAGCGTCTGGACGATCGTCGCCTCCTATATGCCGGGAAAGGCGGAGAGCGAGGACAGGGGGGCGATCGAGTGGACCGGCTGGCCGCTCGTCGCGGCCACGGGCGCGGCGTGCCTGCTGTACGCCGCCCTCTTCGAATGGCTCGGCTTCATGCTGGACACCGCGCTCCTGCTCGTGGCCGTGCTCGCCTACGCGAACCCGGGGCAATGGCGGGTCAACGTGCCCGTGGCGGTGCTGTTTTCCGTGGTGGCCGCCTATGGATTCGACGTGCTGCTCGGCATTCCGCTGCCGGCCGGCCTCGTGCCCCTCTGGGGGGTGAAGTGA
- a CDS encoding DinB family protein, with amino-acid sequence MRLAGILLEQMDSTWAASHWHAPLRQLLERTTAAQAAWRPPQGGHTIYELVVHLDYSAREMASRCKGGPRQWDEAQSWVATPDPLTESAWREAVRAFEEHRRELAEAVAALTDEQLTAPADHGRPLYRHLSEVIQHEAYHAGQIAYIQRLLGEAPLM; translated from the coding sequence ATGCGGCTCGCCGGCATTCTTTTGGAGCAGATGGACAGCACGTGGGCGGCATCCCACTGGCACGCCCCGCTCCGCCAGCTTCTGGAACGGACCACGGCCGCTCAGGCGGCGTGGCGCCCGCCGCAGGGCGGGCACACCATCTATGAGCTCGTCGTCCACCTGGACTACAGCGCGAGGGAAATGGCCTCTCGCTGCAAGGGCGGTCCGCGGCAGTGGGACGAGGCGCAGAGCTGGGTCGCCACCCCGGACCCGCTCACGGAATCCGCGTGGCGGGAGGCCGTCCGCGCATTTGAGGAACATCGCCGCGAGCTGGCGGAGGCTGTGGCCGCGCTGACGGACGAGCAGCTCACGGCGCCCGCCGACCACGGTCGGCCGCTGTATCGCCACCTGAGCGAGGTCATCCAGCACGAGGCGTACCACGCGGGGCAGATCGCGTACATCCAGCGCCTGCTGGGCGAGGCGCCGCTGATGTGA
- a CDS encoding protein arginine kinase yields the protein MSAHDAPGNALSSWMRGDGPSSDVVLSSRIRLARNLSDVPYPPRMDRAAAEGVVARVAEALRGWVDESGRPLRIVRLDALSPLERQVMVEKHLTSPAHIRQAVGALALSEDESISVMINEEDHVRIQCLAAGLQLRPALDRALRLDSALAERLPWAFDAEWGHLTTCPTNVGTGLRASVMVHLPGLAMANQIQGILMTLSNNGMTARGLYGEGSQAVGNLYQISNAQSLGRAEGEIVQRMEEAVRQLADRERSVRERLLNQMGETLKDRIWRAYAVLAHARRISSAEAMELCSLLRLGIDLHILPQLDAKVFNELIVATRPAFLQHWTGQEAGPDERDIKRAALIRAALRRAEARAS from the coding sequence ATGTCGGCGCACGACGCACCTGGGAACGCGCTCAGCTCTTGGATGCGTGGCGATGGCCCGTCGTCGGACGTCGTCCTTTCCAGCCGGATCCGCTTGGCCCGCAACCTGAGCGACGTCCCCTACCCCCCGCGCATGGACCGCGCCGCCGCCGAGGGCGTCGTCGCAAGGGTGGCGGAGGCGCTCCGCGGATGGGTCGATGAGTCGGGACGGCCGCTGCGCATCGTGCGGCTGGACGCCCTGAGCCCGCTGGAACGCCAGGTGATGGTGGAAAAGCACCTGACCAGCCCGGCGCACATCCGGCAGGCCGTCGGCGCTCTGGCCCTGTCCGAGGACGAGTCCATCAGCGTCATGATCAACGAGGAGGACCACGTCCGCATCCAGTGCCTGGCCGCCGGGCTCCAGCTCCGGCCGGCGCTGGACCGCGCGCTGCGGCTGGATTCCGCGCTCGCGGAGCGCTTGCCCTGGGCCTTCGACGCCGAGTGGGGCCACTTGACGACGTGCCCCACCAACGTGGGCACCGGCCTGCGGGCGTCGGTGATGGTGCACCTGCCGGGCCTGGCGATGGCCAACCAGATCCAGGGTATCCTCATGACGCTTTCGAACAACGGCATGACGGCGCGCGGGCTCTACGGCGAGGGCAGCCAGGCCGTCGGGAACCTGTATCAGATTTCGAACGCCCAGTCGCTTGGGCGCGCGGAAGGGGAAATCGTGCAACGCATGGAGGAGGCGGTCCGCCAGCTGGCCGACCGCGAGCGCAGCGTCCGCGAGCGGCTCCTCAACCAGATGGGGGAGACGCTCAAGGACCGCATCTGGCGAGCGTACGCCGTCCTCGCGCACGCCCGCCGGATCTCTTCCGCCGAGGCCATGGAGCTGTGCTCCCTGTTGCGGCTGGGCATCGACCTGCACATATTGCCGCAACTGGACGCGAAGGTGTTCAACGAGCTGATCGTGGCCACGCGTCCCGCGTTCCTGCAGCACTGGACGGGCCAGGAGGCCGGCCCGGACGAACGCGACATCAAACGCGCGGCGCTGATCCGCGCGGCGCTGCGCAGGGCCGAGGCGCGGGCGTCGTGA
- a CDS encoding CtsR family transcriptional regulator, which produces MASLADEIHDFIVRRLQSSGGQVTLRRADLAQRFGCAPSQITYVLETRFGLERGYRVESRRGGGGYVRIERVEVEGCDEWVRRLERLIGEYISEERARGVVDWLHRESWIDDRAAAIMQAALGREALGLPLPLRDQVRARVLKAMVHALLPYGRTSAAGKL; this is translated from the coding sequence ATGGCGTCGCTGGCCGATGAAATCCACGACTTCATCGTTCGCCGCCTCCAGTCTTCCGGCGGCCAGGTCACGCTGAGGCGCGCGGACCTCGCGCAGCGCTTCGGCTGCGCTCCGTCGCAGATCACGTACGTGCTGGAGACGCGCTTCGGCCTGGAGCGCGGCTACCGCGTGGAGAGCCGGCGCGGCGGCGGCGGGTACGTGCGCATCGAGCGCGTCGAGGTCGAAGGTTGCGACGAGTGGGTCCGACGCTTGGAGCGCCTGATCGGGGAATACATCAGTGAAGAGCGCGCGCGGGGCGTCGTCGACTGGCTCCACCGGGAGTCCTGGATCGACGACCGCGCCGCGGCCATCATGCAGGCCGCCCTGGGGCGGGAGGCGCTGGGGCTGCCCCTGCCCCTCCGCGACCAGGTCCGCGCGCGTGTGCTGAAGGCCATGGTGCACGCGCTCCTTCCTTATGGAAGAACGTCGGCCGCGGGCAAACTGTAA
- a CDS encoding tripartite tricarboxylate transporter substrate binding protein, whose product MKARTRASRLWALAVPLVVASLLLSGCGGSQSAGGSSEGNATGGSKFPSGAIEIVAPASPGGGWDLTARAVQKALQDEGLVKVAINVVDKPGGNGIVGWTYLNGHKGDGHYVAMNSTLIFSNYYQGNWDTTWKDFTPIARLTTEYTAVAVPADSPFQTLKDLLEKLKQDPSSVSIAVAPGLGTDDHVAFALAAKAYGVDVSKLRMVVYDSGGDTTTALIGHHVDAEVASVSEAEEQAKAGKLRVLGISAPERLEGDVVKDFPTFKEQGIDVEFAHWRGLMGPKDMPADQVAWWDEVLGKMVQSDTWKQLLANNGWEDAYMDSKTFAQYLEDTDKTLGELYKEIGVSKR is encoded by the coding sequence ATGAAGGCACGAACGCGCGCTTCGCGCCTGTGGGCGCTCGCCGTGCCGCTCGTCGTCGCGTCCCTGCTGCTCTCTGGCTGTGGCGGGTCGCAATCCGCGGGCGGCTCTTCCGAGGGCAACGCCACGGGCGGCTCCAAGTTTCCGTCCGGCGCCATCGAGATCGTGGCGCCCGCTTCGCCCGGGGGCGGTTGGGACCTCACGGCGCGGGCCGTCCAGAAGGCTCTTCAGGATGAGGGCCTAGTCAAGGTCGCGATCAACGTCGTCGACAAGCCGGGCGGCAACGGCATCGTCGGGTGGACCTACCTCAACGGTCACAAGGGCGACGGCCATTACGTCGCCATGAACTCCACGCTGATCTTCTCGAACTACTACCAGGGCAACTGGGACACCACGTGGAAGGACTTCACGCCCATCGCGCGGCTGACCACCGAGTACACGGCCGTCGCCGTGCCGGCGGACTCGCCGTTCCAGACGCTGAAGGACCTCCTTGAGAAGCTCAAGCAGGACCCGTCCTCGGTGTCGATCGCGGTCGCGCCGGGTCTCGGCACGGATGACCACGTCGCGTTCGCGCTCGCCGCGAAGGCGTACGGCGTGGACGTGAGCAAGCTGCGCATGGTCGTGTACGACAGCGGCGGCGACACCACCACGGCCCTCATCGGCCACCACGTCGACGCCGAGGTGGCAAGCGTCTCCGAGGCGGAGGAGCAGGCCAAGGCCGGCAAGCTCCGCGTGCTCGGCATCAGCGCGCCCGAACGCCTGGAGGGGGACGTCGTCAAGGACTTCCCGACCTTCAAGGAGCAGGGCATCGACGTCGAGTTCGCCCACTGGCGCGGCCTGATGGGCCCGAAGGACATGCCCGCCGACCAGGTCGCGTGGTGGGACGAGGTGCTGGGCAAGATGGTCCAGTCCGACACGTGGAAGCAGCTCCTCGCCAACAACGGCTGGGAGGACGCCTACATGGACAGCAAGACCTTCGCCCAGTACCTCGAGGACACCGACAAGACCCTGGGCGAACTGTACAAGGAAATCGGCGTCTCCAAGCGCTGA
- a CDS encoding tripartite tricarboxylate transporter permease, whose translation MDWHAILDGFAVALQFHNLVNLFIGVVLGTMIGVLPGIGPATGVALLIPVTFGMDPTSSLIMMAGVYYGAMYGGSTSAILINTPGDASAVMTTIDGHKMALKGRGGAALAISAIGSFFAGTVCVVLLTLLAQPLANLALKFGPAEYFALMVFALSAVTSLSGASLAKGLMATAFGLMLATVGMDLQTGVQRFTFGSPSLMDGIDFLVVVVGLFAVSEVLLNMEKVAKGELRQPLKSGRVWLTREEWRQAWPAILRATPIGFLVGALPGAGGTVASILSYTVEKRVSKTPERFGEGAIEGVAGPETANNASSVGAMIPLLSLGVPGSGTTAVMLGALMMFGLRPGPLLFHEQPHLVWGLIDSMYLGNLILLILNLPLVSIFVKLLEVPMKILNPIILALAFIGIYAINYSVSDLFLVAIFGVLGYFMKKVDVPTAPMVLALILGYTMEQSFRQALQASQGSLGIFVSSPISVTLLLLAAAAIIIPLVTARRTGTVVVEDAEA comes from the coding sequence TTGGACTGGCACGCGATTCTTGACGGTTTCGCCGTCGCCCTGCAATTCCACAACCTTGTGAATCTCTTCATCGGCGTGGTCCTGGGCACCATGATCGGGGTGCTTCCGGGCATCGGCCCGGCGACCGGCGTGGCCCTGTTGATCCCCGTCACGTTCGGGATGGACCCGACGTCCTCGCTCATCATGATGGCCGGCGTGTACTACGGCGCGATGTACGGGGGGTCGACGAGCGCCATCCTCATCAACACGCCCGGCGACGCCTCGGCGGTCATGACGACGATCGACGGCCACAAGATGGCGCTGAAGGGCCGGGGCGGGGCGGCGCTGGCAATCTCGGCGATCGGCTCCTTCTTCGCCGGCACGGTATGCGTCGTGCTGCTCACCCTGCTGGCCCAGCCGCTCGCAAACCTCGCCTTGAAGTTCGGCCCGGCCGAGTACTTCGCGCTCATGGTCTTCGCGCTGTCCGCCGTGACGTCGCTCTCCGGGGCGAGCCTCGCCAAGGGGCTCATGGCCACGGCGTTCGGGCTCATGCTGGCCACGGTCGGCATGGACCTGCAGACGGGCGTCCAGCGCTTCACGTTCGGGTCCCCGTCGCTGATGGACGGCATCGACTTCCTCGTCGTCGTCGTCGGGCTCTTCGCCGTCAGCGAGGTCCTGCTGAACATGGAGAAGGTGGCCAAGGGCGAGCTGCGGCAGCCGCTGAAGTCCGGCCGCGTGTGGCTGACGCGGGAGGAGTGGCGCCAGGCCTGGCCCGCCATCCTGCGGGCGACGCCGATCGGCTTCCTCGTCGGCGCGCTGCCGGGCGCGGGTGGCACCGTGGCCTCCATCCTCTCCTACACCGTGGAGAAGCGCGTCTCGAAGACGCCTGAACGCTTCGGAGAAGGCGCCATCGAAGGCGTGGCCGGTCCGGAGACGGCGAACAACGCCTCGTCCGTCGGCGCGATGATTCCGCTGCTCTCCCTCGGCGTGCCAGGGTCAGGCACGACGGCCGTGATGCTGGGCGCGCTCATGATGTTCGGGCTGCGTCCGGGACCGCTGCTCTTCCATGAGCAGCCGCACCTCGTCTGGGGTCTCATCGACAGCATGTACCTGGGCAACCTGATTCTCCTGATCCTGAACCTGCCGCTCGTCAGCATCTTCGTGAAGCTGCTCGAGGTGCCGATGAAGATCCTGAACCCGATCATCCTGGCGCTGGCCTTCATCGGCATCTACGCCATCAACTACAGCGTCTCCGACCTGTTCCTCGTGGCCATCTTCGGCGTGCTGGGCTACTTTATGAAGAAAGTCGACGTGCCGACGGCGCCCATGGTCCTGGCGCTGATCTTGGGATACACAATGGAACAGTCGTTCCGCCAAGCGTTGCAGGCGAGCCAGGGTTCTCTTGGAATCTTCGTGAGCAGCCCCATCTCCGTCACCCTCCTCCTGCTGGCGGCGGCCGCCATCATCATCCCGCTCGTCACCGCGCGCCGGACCGGCACCGTGGTCGTCGAGGACGCGGAGGCGTGA